AGAACAGCTGCCTTACAAAACTCTTCGTAACAGATACAGTTGAATTTGACACCGATGCTGCCGAGAAAGTTGTGACCGGCCCTCTGAAGAAGATCGAGACTCTCTCCGTTGCCAGAGTCTTTGCTGAGGCCATCAAGCGAATACATGAAGGCCGAAGCCTGAGTTCACTCTTCCTCGGAAAATAAGGATTCGGAACACGTCAACAATAATGCGAGTGCGGTAAGGTTACTAGCCGGATATCTAATTACATAGCTAAACATTCACTGTTTTTCTGAAAGAGAACTGTTATGAAAAGAAATATAATTCTCAAAATTTATGAGAAGCACCACGCAAAGGGTGTGGCAACCATGTGGTCTGAGAGTCGGGAGGGTTGGCCTCCCGGTTTTCTGGGCGCTTCCGAGTTCACTGCTGAAAGCGTTGAGATGGAAGAGCAATCATCCGGCAAGCTCTTTACTGTACTGGCTCTGGACGGAGACCGTGTGGTGGGTTTCTGCCGCACAACACCGTACGGAGGTGAGCCGGACGCCGCATATGTGGCTCTTGTAAATGTAGTTCCGGATCTGCACGGAAAGAAGATTGGCAAACGACTTCTTCTGGACGCTGTGGAAAGAACCGCATTAAAGGGCTTTTACAGAATTGACCTTCATACATGGCCTGCAAATCTCAAGGCTATGCCTCTTTACAAAAAGACAGGCTTCTTCTGGGTCCCTGATACTATGGTTTACATGCAGAACTACATGCCTTTTCTGATAGGAAGGCCGGAATTTAAAGAATTCCTGGATGGTGAATCATGGTACGACATTTTCGAGCGGGAACTGACAGTTGAACCGGATGAACAGAAAACCGATTCGGGCAGGGAAGTGTTCAAATATCGATTTGCGATCAAAGATAGATCCTTTGAGGCTGTGTTCGACAGAAGGGGAAGAATACTTTGCGCGATAAATGCCCCCGGCGTGACTGCTTCCATCGAGCGTGAAGTGGGGAAGATTTTCTTCGGCAGAGAAGTCAGCATAAACCTTGCAGGGGATTCACTGCCCGATAGAATTGATATGAAATCTCATGAATATCTTTCAGCTCCATCATCGGTCACGCTGGATGAAGCGACTTCGGGCTTTAAAATCGTTCATGAACCGGTAGAGGTTCCTGTACCTGAGAGGGATAGATCTCCCAGAGTATCAGCACTGATTCCAGGGAGAATTCCTGTGGAATTAGGGCTCGGGATAAGAGCTGAAGAGCCTGTATCGCTGCTTTCGCCTCCTGTCAGGAGGATACGGCAGGGACAGAGTGTGCTCGAGCTCGACCTCAAGAAACTTGCTGACGCCGATTCCGTGACTGTGCTTACTTCATTGAACGGTGAAAAGCTTCAGGAACAGAAATTCGGACTTGATGAATCCGTCTTTCAACGGATCAGAATTCCTCTCCCGGAATTGTCGAATGGAATTCACGAACTGGCGCTCAGGTTCAAGTTGTTCGATCAATGCGGAGCCGAGGAAAAACTCATCCTTGTATCCGGACCCTTTACAGGCATTCCTGAATCGAGAATCACAAGGAAATCAGCAGTGATTATCGGCAGGGATATTTCTATTGAGGTTGCCAGCACCGGAGCATGGACGTCCGTCTGGGGGCACGGTATGGACGATAAACCATCCAGACTCGGAGGGCTCAGACTTTACGCCGGTCCGCCTTACTGGAATTCTGACTTACCTCATCAGCTGTACAATTTCAAACTCGACGGGAATGTTATCAATGCAGGCACTGCCTGGTCTGCCAGACCAGGAATGGTTCATGAATGCAGTTTTTCACTTGATCCGGCAGGTTTCATCAGGGCTAGCAGTATTGTTCGGAATGGATCGGATTCAGTACAGAAAATCAGGTTTTCAGCTGTATGGGGCGGGGGTCAATCATTTACGCCCGGAACCGACGCTATCCCTCTGAAGGAAGGTGTCTACACCGGCAACAGGATATACAACCAGATCCCTGACTGGACCGAAGATCTCCCAAAAATAGTAGACGAACTCGGTGCACCATGGCTGGCTTTGTCCGGCCCCGACAGATCATTGATAGCTTACTTCCCTGACTGGTCCAGTCTTCGGTATGATCGACCCGAAACTGAGGAAATACTTATCAAACCCGGCGAATATGCTGAATCACCAGTATTGAAGCTGCTCTTCTCTGACGGCAATTTCGACTGTCTTTTCAGGAGAGCTACATCCCTTGGCTGGGAACTGGGAGAAACAGAGAAGCAATTCGGTTTTCTCAACCATAATATTACTCCTGTCATGCGGAATGGAGCAGAAGTAAAGCTTTCTCACCGCCTTCTTGGAAAGCGTAAAGCCGCCATTATTCTCGATGGTGAAGTGCTCTCTGAAGGATCTGTATCCAAAGAAACTTCCATCTCCGCTGCGATGTCCGGCTCCGGTTTCAGTGAGATCGACCTTGTGATGGCGGAAAGAAAGACCGTATATCCGGTTCTAATGCTACCCGAAACCGTTGAATCCACAGAACTTATCGAGGAAGACAAGATCCTTGTTCTTCAGAATGCGAGGATAAAGGCTCTGATAGACCCGGCAGAGTTCGGTCATGTATTCAGCCTGAAACTGGACGATGTGGAGTTTCTAATGTCCTCTCATCCGGGACCTTCGGACTTCGCCTGGGAGAAGCCATGGTTCGGGGGAATAATACCCAGGGTAAATACTTCTGGAGAGAAACCCTTCAGACTCGACACGCTAAAGCCTGAATGGAGCAGATTCGAGCTTGAAACAAACGGTCTGGCGGAGAAAGGCTGGGAACTCAGGTGGAAGATAGACCATAAGAAATACGGCTCATTGAATCTGACCTGGCGAGTCTCAATGTTCCCCGGTATTCCTGTTATCCGAACCAGTTTCTGTCCCGAGGCTCTTCACGAAACTTATTTAGGAGGTGAATTCGATGTCCGCGGTTTCCTCTCCCCTGGAGGAGAACATGAGAATGCTGTGTTCTCATCTCAAACCGAACCGCTCCTCAGGCAGGGAAGAAAGCATGCGGGATCGTGGTCTTTTGTCGGTGACTGGGCCAGGGTCGAGACGCCCGGAAAGGGTTTTGTCGAGGCATATTCTCTTGAAAAGGGTATTTTCTTCTCTGAAGACTACGCTGAACATGGTTGTCATCTTTCCGTTTTTTCAACACATGATAAAAAGAACATCGTGGAGATGCTCTGGCTGTTCGGCTCATGTGAAGATGATGACAGGCTCTCGAAAATCTTCAGAAAACATGGGGGCCGGGCCTAACATTTAAACATTTCCATCAAATTATCTCACTGGGATATGCACCAGAGCCAAGCTTATGGGGGACACGCAGCAGAGCCAGGTTTATGGGGGACACGCAGCAGAGCCTGCATGTCCCCTACTCTATTCGAGCCAGATTCTGCCCATTGTTGAAGCATCGAACTCTATTGGATAGATCCATGTCGCGTAGTCATCGTCAATTACTCTGTACAGATGCATAAACACGAAATCATCTTCGGGATCAAGCAGCGGTATGTTAAAGGCAGCTTCTATACACCAGTAGGTATCGTCTGTCATGACTACAATGGAATAGCCCTCTTCCCAATCCTCCCACTCTCCCTCAGGGGGAATGATAAGAGCTTCTGTTGTACCGTCACGCCAGACCTTGAGCCAGTAGAAGGTCTCACCGGAACTGAAAATAAATCCTGCGTAATCATCGCTTATGGATGAACTCCCCTGCATTTCCATGCAGAGAAACAGATTCTTTTCATCAGTTGCCGCTCTGAATCCCGTTCCGGGAAGATCTGATGGTTGCCCCTCCGGGTTGGCGAAATCCTTTTGAAAAACCCCTCTGTATTCACCTATAGATACTCTTCCATCAAGAACGGGTTCCATAACAAACGCATTTGCCCTGCGAAGAACAGGCCAGAAATACTCAAATGACATTTCCCTGTTTCGCGAACCATACTCCATTTCGATTGTTATAACCGGTGAGGGGTATGGACTGCCTTCGGGGGATTGAGTGAAATGGAGCTCAACAGGATCTTCCATTAGTTCTATCTCAAGAGTGTCAGGATGCAGGTTCCAGTTCCCCGAATTTACGCTCAATCGAATGGTTCTTGTTCGGTCTTCTACCGGACGTAATGTGAGAACTGTGGATTCCATTTCCATCTCCAGTTGTCGTCCTGCAATCATTTCATTCCTGTAGAGGTAGAACAGACTCATTTCTTCACCGGTATTGATACTCTCAGAGTAAACCCCTCTTGCATCAACTATGGCATAGGCTACAGAATCAGGCCAGATTGTCATCCAGCCGAACTGAGTGAAATTACCATGCTCCGGGTCAGGTTCCGGCACAGCGCTGCCGGAAGGTCCTGCTGATATGTAGAGAACGCCATCCTCGCGATCGGCGGCAAAGCGATGTATATGTCCACCCACTACTGCCAGCGGCCCTGATTCCGTCATGAGCTTCTTGAAATCACTCACCACATCCGGATCCTCATAAGACATGAACCAGAAAGGTTTGTGAGTTACAAGTATCCATGGTTTGTCCTTGTCAATCTCCTCTATAAAACTTTCTATAAGATCCAGATCATCCATCGACAGGCAGTCATCTCTTGATGTGTCCCATATGACAAATGTAATTCCGGATATTTCTTCGATCCGGGAGGGTTCGGTGCCGGTGTATTCCTTCCAGTAATTCTCTGTCTGATCGTTCCAGATGTCATTGTTTCCGGGAGTGAACACAAATGGAAAACGGGAGGTAAGTCTTTCCAGAACGGGAAGGATACTGTCCCAGTCCTCACATGCGGTCGCAACATCTCCGTTTCCTTCAACGAAATCACCAACTGAAAGCACTATGTCCGGAGACATCTCCACGATAGCATCGATGGCTATTTCAAATTCGTTATCATCGGGAGAACCAGTTCTGTCTCCAAAAACAGCTACCCTCACCGGAAAAGAAGCCAGAAGAATCAGTATTAATGTCACTATTCCCTTCTTTCGTTTTCAGGCAGATGGAGGCCCCTGATTGTTGCGACCCTGGCGGAAGAACTCTTTCAGAAGCTGAGATGACCTGTCCGCAAGGCATCCGCCCTTAACATCAGGATAGTGATTAAGGTTCGGCATCTCAAGGATATTCGTGACAGATCCAAACGCTCCAAACCTTTTATCCCAGGCACCATAGATAATTCTCGGTATGCGAGAGATCACAGCGAGTCCCGCGCACATAAGACAGGGTTCAAGGGTGGAGTACAGACTGCAATCATCGAGTCTCCAGTCTCCCCTTGCGGAAGCAGCAGCTGTTATCACAAGATGCTCTGCATGAGAAGCTGGAAGACCTGTTTCTCTTGTTCGATTCCGATCAGTAAAAATCCTTCCGGAAGATTCCACGAGTACTGCGCCTACAGGAACTTCTCCCTCCTTGAATGCCTCTTCTGCCTGTTCGAGTGCCAGTTCCATCCATTTAAGTTCATCAAGGATATATTCTATATCAATTTCCTCCAGCCATAATCGCTTCGATCTCATCAGGATACTTCGGAATGCTCTCTGAAAGCACTGTGTTTCCATTTTCTCCAATAAGAACATCGTCTTCTATTCTTATGCCGATACCTTCTTCTTCCGAGTAAAATCCTGGTTCCACTGTGAGTACCATGCCCGCCTTAAGCTCATCGCTGATAACGTTTTCATCATGTGTATCCAGCCCCAGATGGTGCCCGACAGGGTGGTAGTAAAAAGTCTTAATGTCCTCTTTCGTTTCAATGAAACCTTTTTTCATCAGAATCCCGGCGTAAAATTCTTCAACTTCAGAGTTCCACTTCGAATGCAGCTTCCCTGGTCGAAGCAGCCGTATTGCTTCCTCCTGAACCTCTATGACCATCAAAATATGTTCTCGCTGCCTGTCTGTGTACTTGCCATTCACAGGAACGGTTCTTGAAATGTCCGCATTGTACAGCTGTTTCCTGGCTCCGAAATCAAGGAGAAGCAAAGTTCCATCCTCAAGAGGTTTGTCATTATCTTCATAATGAAGGCAGGTTGCGCGGCTTCCACCGGCAATTATCGCTGGAAACGCGGGTGTTTTCTCCCCGTTTCGCATGAATTCGTACAGCAGCTCTGCTTCGAATTCATACTCGAGCATCCCCGGTTTCAGAGCTTTGATAGCGCGTATAAAACCCTTTCGCGAGAGCTCTATTGCCTGCCGCATCAGATCCAGCTCAACGGAGTCCTTGATCATTCTCATGCGAAAGACGGCTTTGGACAGCCTGCCAAAATTAAGATGCGGGTATGCTGCAAGCAGTTCATCTGCAAACCTTAACCTGCTGCCTTTTTCACCCGTAACACCGGCAATCGGATAATCAACAAGAACATTCTCTATACCCCAGCGCTGTATGATTCGGTCTATCCACTTCTTCACGCCTGTATTGAATGAGATGTTCTCTATTCCACTTCTTTCCTGAGCTTCTTCCTTTGTCAGAACAGATCCAATCCATTTTGCGTAAGTTTCGTCGTAGGCGTCAATGAACAGGTCTTCCCTGACTTCCATGTTCTTTCTCCTGTGTATGACAAGCCAGGTTCTTGGCTGTGTTATACCTGTCAGATAGACAAGATTCAGATTCGGTGTGTAGGGATAGTGCCCATCCGCACTGGAAGGTTTTGATCCGGAAGGGGGGAGGATCAAGGCGAACTCATCAGGCATTTCCTTTATCAGTCGTTGTCTGCGATCCGAGTATATCT
This genomic stretch from Candidatus Aegiribacteria sp. harbors:
- a CDS encoding GNAT family N-acetyltransferase, giving the protein MKRNIILKIYEKHHAKGVATMWSESREGWPPGFLGASEFTAESVEMEEQSSGKLFTVLALDGDRVVGFCRTTPYGGEPDAAYVALVNVVPDLHGKKIGKRLLLDAVERTALKGFYRIDLHTWPANLKAMPLYKKTGFFWVPDTMVYMQNYMPFLIGRPEFKEFLDGESWYDIFERELTVEPDEQKTDSGREVFKYRFAIKDRSFEAVFDRRGRILCAINAPGVTASIEREVGKIFFGREVSINLAGDSLPDRIDMKSHEYLSAPSSVTLDEATSGFKIVHEPVEVPVPERDRSPRVSALIPGRIPVELGLGIRAEEPVSLLSPPVRRIRQGQSVLELDLKKLADADSVTVLTSLNGEKLQEQKFGLDESVFQRIRIPLPELSNGIHELALRFKLFDQCGAEEKLILVSGPFTGIPESRITRKSAVIIGRDISIEVASTGAWTSVWGHGMDDKPSRLGGLRLYAGPPYWNSDLPHQLYNFKLDGNVINAGTAWSARPGMVHECSFSLDPAGFIRASSIVRNGSDSVQKIRFSAVWGGGQSFTPGTDAIPLKEGVYTGNRIYNQIPDWTEDLPKIVDELGAPWLALSGPDRSLIAYFPDWSSLRYDRPETEEILIKPGEYAESPVLKLLFSDGNFDCLFRRATSLGWELGETEKQFGFLNHNITPVMRNGAEVKLSHRLLGKRKAAIILDGEVLSEGSVSKETSISAAMSGSGFSEIDLVMAERKTVYPVLMLPETVESTELIEEDKILVLQNARIKALIDPAEFGHVFSLKLDDVEFLMSSHPGPSDFAWEKPWFGGIIPRVNTSGEKPFRLDTLKPEWSRFELETNGLAEKGWELRWKIDHKKYGSLNLTWRVSMFPGIPVIRTSFCPEALHETYLGGEFDVRGFLSPGGEHENAVFSSQTEPLLRQGRKHAGSWSFVGDWARVETPGKGFVEAYSLEKGIFFSEDYAEHGCHLSVFSTHDKKNIVEMLWLFGSCEDDDRLSKIFRKHGGRA
- a CDS encoding metallophosphoesterase, with the translated sequence MTLILILLASFPVRVAVFGDRTGSPDDNEFEIAIDAIVEMSPDIVLSVGDFVEGNGDVATACEDWDSILPVLERLTSRFPFVFTPGNNDIWNDQTENYWKEYTGTEPSRIEEISGITFVIWDTSRDDCLSMDDLDLIESFIEEIDKDKPWILVTHKPFWFMSYEDPDVVSDFKKLMTESGPLAVVGGHIHRFAADREDGVLYISAGPSGSAVPEPDPEHGNFTQFGWMTIWPDSVAYAIVDARGVYSESINTGEEMSLFYLYRNEMIAGRQLEMEMESTVLTLRPVEDRTRTIRLSVNSGNWNLHPDTLEIELMEDPVELHFTQSPEGSPYPSPVITIEMEYGSRNREMSFEYFWPVLRRANAFVMEPVLDGRVSIGEYRGVFQKDFANPEGQPSDLPGTGFRAATDEKNLFLCMEMQGSSSISDDYAGFIFSSGETFYWLKVWRDGTTEALIIPPEGEWEDWEEGYSIVVMTDDTYWCIEAAFNIPLLDPEDDFVFMHLYRVIDDDYATWIYPIEFDASTMGRIWLE
- a CDS encoding nucleoside deaminase — protein: MELALEQAEEAFKEGEVPVGAVLVESSGRIFTDRNRTRETGLPASHAEHLVITAAASARGDWRLDDCSLYSTLEPCLMCAGLAVISRIPRIIYGAWDKRFGAFGSVTNILEMPNLNHYPDVKGGCLADRSSQLLKEFFRQGRNNQGPPSA
- a CDS encoding aminopeptidase P N-terminal domain-containing protein — encoded protein: MFSSEIYSDRRQRLIKEMPDEFALILPPSGSKPSSADGHYPYTPNLNLVYLTGITQPRTWLVIHRRKNMEVREDLFIDAYDETYAKWIGSVLTKEEAQERSGIENISFNTGVKKWIDRIIQRWGIENVLVDYPIAGVTGEKGSRLRFADELLAAYPHLNFGRLSKAVFRMRMIKDSVELDLMRQAIELSRKGFIRAIKALKPGMLEYEFEAELLYEFMRNGEKTPAFPAIIAGGSRATCLHYEDNDKPLEDGTLLLLDFGARKQLYNADISRTVPVNGKYTDRQREHILMVIEVQEEAIRLLRPGKLHSKWNSEVEEFYAGILMKKGFIETKEDIKTFYYHPVGHHLGLDTHDENVISDELKAGMVLTVEPGFYSEEEGIGIRIEDDVLIGENGNTVLSESIPKYPDEIEAIMAGGN